In the Sarcophilus harrisii chromosome 3, mSarHar1.11, whole genome shotgun sequence genome, one interval contains:
- the B3GALNT1 gene encoding UDP-GalNAc:beta-1,3-N-acetylgalactosaminyltransferase 1 gives MSVKCLRWSLWLLCFLTVAMLWYLNLPSYTVIENLNWMYFYEYKPMNHSEFTFTLRERETCSERSPFLVILVTSRSADVEARQAIRITWGAKKSWWGQEVLTYFLLGQQTEPEENLLALSVQDESILYGDIIRQDFIDSYNNLTLKTIMAFRWVTEFCPTAQYVMKADSDVFINPGNLVKYLLTHNQSENFYTGYPLIENFSNREFFKKTYISYQEYPFRMFPPYCSGLGYVLSGDLVSRVYGMMAHVRPFRFEDVYVGIALSILKVDVHLPESDDLFFLYRIKFNVCKFQRLIAAHDYSPKELIQYWQLVQKESSC, from the coding sequence ATGTCTGTGAAATGCCTGAGATGGAGCCTCTGGCTACTCTGCTTCCTCACGGTCGCTATGCTCTGGTACCTCAACCTCCCCTCCTACACCGTGATCGAGAACCTCAACTGGATGTATTTCTACGAGTACAAGCCCATGAACCATTCGGAATTCACCTTCACGCTCCGGGAGCGGGAGACTTGCTCCGAGCGCAGCCCGTTCCTCGTCATCCTGGTGACCTCGCGCTCCGCGGACGTGGAAGCCAGGCAGGCCATCCGCATAACTTGGGGTGCGAAGAAGTCCTGGTGGGGGCAAGAAGTCCTGACGTACTTTCTGTTAGGCCAACAGACGGAGCCGGAAGAGAACCTTTTGGCCTTATCCGTCCAGGACGAAAGCATTCTTTACGGCGATATCATCCGTCAAGACTTCATAGACTCGTACAATAACCTGACCTTAAAGACCATTATGGCCTTCAGGTGGGTTACAGAGTTTTGCCCCACAGCCCAGTACGTAATGAAGGCCGACTCGGATGTTTTTATCAACCCTGGAAACTTAGTAAAATATCTTTTGACCCACAACCAGTCTGAGAACTTCTACACGGGCTACCCTCTCATAGAGAACTTTTCTAATAGAGAATTCTTCAAAAAAACATACATTTCCTACCAAGAGTATCCGTTTAGGATGTTTCCCCCCTACTGCAGTGGTCTAGGCTACGTGCTGTCTGGAGACCTGGTTTCCCGAGTTTATGGCATGATGGCGCACGTCAGACCCTTCAGGTTCGAAGACGTGTATGTCGGGATCGCTCTGAGCATCTTAAAAGTGGACGTCCATCTCCCTGAGTCCGATGACCTCTTTTTTTTGTACCGGATTAAGTTTAATGTCTGCAAATTCCAGCGTTTGATTGCAGCCCATGACTATTCTCCCAAGGAACTAATCCAGTATTGGCAGCTCGTGCAGAAGGAAAGCAGCTGTTGA